From Actinosynnema mirum DSM 43827, a single genomic window includes:
- a CDS encoding MarR family winged helix-turn-helix transcriptional regulator: MDANPRHSEMQDRIQDLMKTVRMLKQSHSERAAGVPTGLITTLKLISKISDDPSGCHAKQLAHQAALDPSTVSRAVAALVGQGLVERQADPVDGRASILVVTPAGQEALDRARRWYEDLMDRALAGWTPEELDAFNDALGRLNADVAGAIGSPSTALEDAR, translated from the coding sequence GTGGACGCCAACCCGCGCCACTCCGAGATGCAGGACCGCATCCAGGACCTCATGAAGACCGTGCGGATGCTCAAGCAGTCGCACTCCGAGCGGGCCGCAGGCGTCCCGACCGGGCTCATCACGACGCTCAAGCTGATCAGCAAGATCAGCGACGACCCGTCCGGCTGCCACGCCAAGCAGCTCGCGCACCAGGCCGCGCTCGACCCGTCGACGGTCAGCCGCGCGGTCGCCGCGCTCGTGGGGCAGGGACTGGTCGAGCGGCAGGCCGACCCCGTGGACGGGCGGGCCAGCATCCTGGTCGTCACGCCCGCCGGGCAGGAGGCGCTGGACCGCGCGCGCCGCTGGTACGAGGACCTGATGGACCGGGCGCTCGCCGGGTGGACCCCCGAAGAACTCGACGCGTTCAACGACGCGCTTGGGCGCTTGAACGCAGACGTAGCAGGAGCCATCGGCTCCCCGAGCACAGCACTGGAGGACGCGCGATGA
- a CDS encoding MDR family MFS transporter codes for MSAPATTADTRHPQPGEPMNHRQIMEALSGLLLVLFVAMLSGTVVSTALPQIIGALEGTQTQYTWVVTATLLTATASTPIWGKLADLFNKKTLVQSAIVLFIIGSVISGFAQSAGQLIAARAFQGIGVGGLQALVQVVIAAMIPPRERGRYNGYLGGVMALATVGGPLLGGLIVDTSWLGWRWCFFVGVPVAVVALLVLQATLKVQTARRENVKIDYLGAGLIAAGVSVLLIWISFVDSSFDWISWQSGAMVGGSVLLLGLAVLVEHKASEPVVPPKIVKDRTTALAILASLAVGMAMFGGAVFLGQYFQIGRGYSPTEAGLLTIPMMAGVLGASIISGRMITRSGNVKPYIVTGAVVLVIGFLALGTIDHQTSLVLVGAAMLLVGTGVGMSMQNLVLAVQNTVQLKDIGAASSTIAFFRSLGGTIGVSVLGAVLARQVSEQITRDLTAAGVPASASGSAGGSLNISALPGPIQEIVRAAYGDATGHIFLIAAAIGVVGVIAAAMLKPAKLRSSLDLGETTKAVAPEAAPQGKAVTGGDVVGGESLTKSRR; via the coding sequence ATGAGCGCACCCGCCACCACGGCGGACACCCGGCACCCCCAACCGGGCGAACCGATGAACCACCGGCAGATCATGGAGGCCCTCAGCGGCCTGCTGCTCGTCCTGTTCGTCGCGATGCTCAGCGGCACGGTGGTCTCCACCGCCCTGCCGCAGATCATCGGCGCTCTGGAGGGGACGCAGACCCAGTACACCTGGGTCGTCACCGCGACCCTGCTGACCGCCACCGCGAGCACCCCGATCTGGGGCAAGCTGGCGGACCTGTTCAACAAGAAGACGCTCGTCCAGTCGGCGATCGTGCTGTTCATCATCGGTTCGGTGATCAGCGGTTTCGCGCAGAGCGCCGGTCAGCTGATCGCCGCCCGCGCGTTCCAGGGCATCGGCGTCGGCGGCCTGCAGGCGCTGGTGCAGGTGGTCATCGCCGCGATGATCCCGCCCCGCGAGCGCGGCCGGTACAACGGCTACCTGGGCGGCGTGATGGCGCTGGCCACGGTCGGCGGGCCGCTGCTCGGCGGGCTGATCGTGGACACCTCGTGGCTGGGCTGGCGCTGGTGCTTCTTCGTCGGCGTCCCGGTCGCCGTGGTGGCGCTGCTGGTGCTCCAGGCGACGCTGAAGGTGCAGACCGCGCGCCGGGAGAACGTCAAGATCGACTACCTGGGCGCCGGCCTGATCGCGGCGGGCGTGAGCGTGCTGCTGATCTGGATCTCGTTCGTGGACAGCTCGTTCGACTGGATCTCCTGGCAGAGCGGCGCGATGGTCGGCGGCTCGGTCCTGCTCCTGGGCCTGGCGGTGCTGGTCGAGCACAAGGCGTCCGAGCCGGTGGTCCCGCCGAAGATCGTGAAGGACCGCACGACGGCGCTCGCGATCCTGGCGAGCCTCGCGGTGGGCATGGCGATGTTCGGCGGCGCGGTGTTCCTCGGCCAGTACTTCCAGATCGGCCGGGGCTACTCCCCCACCGAGGCCGGACTGCTGACCATCCCGATGATGGCGGGCGTGCTGGGCGCGTCGATCATCTCCGGGCGCATGATCACCCGCAGCGGCAACGTGAAGCCGTACATCGTCACCGGCGCCGTGGTGCTGGTCATCGGGTTCCTGGCGCTGGGCACGATCGACCACCAGACCTCGCTGGTGCTGGTCGGCGCGGCGATGCTGCTGGTCGGCACGGGCGTCGGCATGTCGATGCAGAACCTGGTGCTGGCGGTGCAGAACACCGTGCAGCTCAAGGACATCGGCGCGGCCAGCTCCACGATCGCGTTCTTCCGCTCGCTCGGCGGCACGATCGGCGTGTCGGTGCTGGGCGCGGTGCTGGCCAGGCAGGTCAGCGAGCAGATCACCCGCGACCTGACCGCGGCGGGCGTGCCCGCGTCGGCGTCGGGCAGCGCCGGGGGCAGCCTGAACATCTCGGCGCTGCCGGGCCCGATCCAGGAGATCGTGCGCGCGGCGTACGGGGACGCGACCGGGCACATCTTCCTGATCGCGGCGGCGATCGGCGTGGTGGGCGTGATCGCGGCGGCGATGCTGAAGCCCGCGAAGCTGCGCTCCAGCCTGGACCTGGGCGAGACCACGAAGGCCGTGGCGCCGGAGGCGGCGCCGCAGGGCAAGGCCGTGACCGGCGGTGACGTGGTCGGCGGCGAGTCGCTGACGAAGTCGCGGCGGTAA
- a CDS encoding TetR/AcrR family transcriptional regulator, whose amino-acid sequence MDTTVDLDTTVGLRERKKAATRQALHEAALGLAIEHGLERLTVEAIADAASVSRRTFSNYFANKEEAIFHGHRARLRAIVDLLRAQPEDVPVRNALFEAARAFSAELDGLDPALVAQRRLVRGHPSLVVHQVAAHSAVERELADELASRMPADDPEAALRARVLSAAFLTTLRAATQHWIENPDRPLSDVLLSALRHVAG is encoded by the coding sequence ATGGACACCACGGTCGATCTGGACACCACCGTCGGGCTGCGCGAGCGCAAGAAGGCCGCCACGCGCCAGGCCCTGCACGAGGCCGCCCTCGGGCTGGCGATCGAGCACGGCCTCGAACGGCTCACCGTCGAGGCCATCGCCGACGCCGCCTCGGTGTCGCGCCGGACGTTCTCGAACTACTTCGCGAACAAGGAAGAAGCGATCTTCCACGGCCACCGGGCCAGGCTGCGCGCGATCGTCGACCTGCTGCGCGCCCAACCGGAGGACGTCCCGGTGCGCAACGCCCTGTTCGAGGCGGCCCGCGCCTTCTCGGCGGAGCTGGACGGCCTCGACCCCGCGCTGGTGGCGCAGCGCAGGCTCGTGCGCGGGCACCCGAGCCTGGTGGTGCACCAGGTCGCCGCGCACAGCGCCGTGGAACGCGAGCTGGCCGACGAGCTGGCGTCCCGGATGCCCGCCGACGACCCCGAGGCGGCGCTGCGCGCACGGGTCCTGTCGGCGGCGTTCCTGACCACGCTGCGCGCGGCGACCCAGCACTGGATCGAGAACCCGGACCGCCCGCTCTCGGACGTGCTCCTGTCGGCCCTGAGGCACGTCGCGGGCTGA
- a CDS encoding intradiol ring-cleavage dioxygenase, with protein sequence MRDDEQTYRGRRLPRPHEELVDQGLSFDVGTLLDRRRALRIFGVGAVFAGLTACGAAGTAATTGATTTAQAAGEIPDETAGPYPGDGSNGPDVLEQSGIVRSDIRSSFGTGSAVAEGVPMTLELSIVDVAGGDVPFEGVAVYVWHCDRAGGYSMYGDGLENENYLRGVQIADAAGKVTFTSVFPACYTGRWPHVHFEVYPDQASITDSANAIATSQVALPEDVCDTAYAGAGYESSVANLAELTLDTDNVFGDDGGESQLATVTGNPEAGYRVTLQARVDTRTEPAGGGTPPGGGGNTPPGGGGNTPPGAGTPPTNATPPNATPGAAPPSR encoded by the coding sequence ATGCGAGACGACGAGCAGACCTACCGGGGCCGCCGCCTGCCCCGCCCGCACGAGGAGCTGGTGGACCAGGGCCTGAGCTTCGACGTGGGCACCCTGCTGGACCGCCGCCGCGCACTGCGGATCTTCGGCGTGGGCGCGGTGTTCGCGGGCCTGACCGCCTGCGGCGCGGCCGGGACGGCGGCCACGACCGGTGCCACCACGACCGCGCAGGCCGCGGGCGAGATCCCGGACGAGACGGCGGGCCCGTACCCCGGCGACGGCTCGAACGGCCCGGACGTGCTGGAGCAGTCGGGCATCGTCCGCTCGGACATCCGCTCCAGCTTCGGCACGGGGAGCGCGGTGGCGGAGGGCGTCCCGATGACGCTGGAGCTGTCCATCGTGGACGTGGCGGGCGGCGACGTCCCGTTCGAGGGCGTGGCGGTGTACGTGTGGCACTGCGACCGCGCGGGCGGCTACTCGATGTACGGCGACGGCCTGGAGAACGAGAACTACCTGCGCGGCGTGCAGATCGCGGACGCGGCGGGAAAGGTGACCTTCACCAGCGTCTTCCCGGCCTGCTACACCGGAAGGTGGCCGCACGTCCACTTCGAGGTCTACCCGGACCAGGCGAGCATCACCGACTCGGCGAACGCCATCGCGACCTCGCAGGTGGCCCTCCCGGAGGACGTGTGCGACACCGCGTACGCCGGGGCGGGCTACGAGAGCTCGGTGGCGAACCTGGCCGAGCTGACCCTGGACACCGACAACGTGTTCGGCGACGACGGCGGCGAGTCCCAGCTGGCGACGGTCACCGGCAACCCGGAGGCCGGCTACCGGGTAACCCTGCAAGCCCGAGTGGACACCCGAACCGAACCCGCAGGCGGCGGCACCCCACCGGGCGGCGGCGGCAACACCCCACCGGGCGGCGGCGGCAACACCCCACCCGGCGCCGGAACACCCCCGACCAACGCCACCCCACCCAACGCCACCCCAGGAGCCGCACCCCCATCCCGCTGA
- a CDS encoding alpha/beta fold hydrolase, which translates to MAARTSVDVVLIHGLFSSGEVWRRFEELLLADPELGGSVRLHRFDYPSPRFRSLWRPDQRVPEVDDIAALLRTRLHEELADVERLVLVSHSQGGLVVQRYLARALWHGEARRLARIKHVVLFACPNSGSQFALSLRRKTRWFHRNPQEGQLEPFNRAVLDSQSTVLKGIVHATDNTDRTWRVPIAAYGGLSDNIVPATTVTYLFPKNGVVDGDHFSIVQPQDSRSPSYQAVRRTLTKVLSEEHAPAVTAPEAVVAAPERRRTAVSVRPPHRARSSRMVGRDDLMAGLISDRAHRVHVLSGLGGLGKSRIALELAHRAQEEDHLVFWVEVPRINLAMRTIISGLQHGLGQSGTGVDVTPDALWRLLDALDRPWLLVFDNADDVQRLAPPGVPVAQGSGWLREPRAGGSGRVVVTSRDQNPRTWGAWCGVHQVPRLAPDDGASVLREQVPEGGTSAQARDLSEALGGLPLALHACARYLNSVIKSGSGGPERGVADFVSYHDALSRRFHSSDGQDLALQEVGNVVAMSLKLLGERGLRCAPTLLRLLSCLNIAPIPYDALLGRGPLSRFALFSSFSGACDQDYGPTLDGLADLGLVELERVDSSTSAELGRTLTIHPLVHQELRNSPEVRDRRVEHYALCLRLLADVARAHNPDITEHWATWSMIAPHAVDVTRRFLVTGPPQNDRGAVVDALELARLTARYLIASSVVTPAEDLVESLVRGCAEYGFTPEDRELLGLRHERGRIALERGRPEDAEAELRAVIESRTRLLGFDHEDTLASRHKHAKALAEQGQWEEALPLLRDIVDAEHTVRSPEHYDTMVVRHSLARVVAVDDPEEAAGMLREILEIRHRHWAREAPETLSVRRTLATCLIRMGKFDEAVTEAAGALEVAGDQPRAHAVMALRYTLCLALLARDASDQDGLHRQLLALLRDQREVLGEEHPDTARTNRLVAKLSGAGSG; encoded by the coding sequence ATGGCGGCGCGGACGTCGGTGGACGTGGTCCTCATCCACGGCCTGTTCTCGTCGGGCGAGGTCTGGCGGCGGTTCGAGGAGCTGCTGCTGGCCGACCCCGAGCTCGGCGGTTCGGTTCGGTTGCACCGCTTCGACTACCCGTCGCCGAGGTTCCGCTCGCTGTGGCGCCCGGACCAGCGCGTCCCCGAGGTCGACGACATCGCCGCCCTGCTGCGCACCCGCCTGCACGAGGAGCTGGCCGACGTGGAGCGGCTGGTGCTGGTGAGCCACAGCCAGGGCGGCCTGGTGGTCCAGCGCTACCTGGCGAGGGCGCTGTGGCACGGCGAGGCGCGCCGATTAGCGCGGATCAAGCACGTGGTGCTGTTCGCCTGCCCCAACTCGGGGTCCCAGTTCGCGCTCAGCCTGCGCAGGAAGACCCGCTGGTTCCACCGCAACCCGCAGGAGGGGCAGCTGGAGCCGTTCAACCGCGCGGTGCTGGACTCGCAGTCCACGGTGCTCAAGGGCATCGTGCACGCCACGGACAACACCGACCGGACCTGGCGGGTGCCGATCGCCGCCTACGGCGGGCTGAGCGACAACATCGTCCCCGCCACCACGGTGACCTACCTGTTCCCGAAGAACGGCGTGGTGGACGGGGACCACTTCAGCATCGTCCAGCCGCAGGACTCCCGATCCCCGTCGTACCAGGCGGTGCGCCGGACGTTGACGAAGGTCCTGTCGGAGGAGCACGCCCCCGCGGTGACCGCCCCCGAGGCCGTGGTCGCCGCCCCCGAGCGCAGGCGCACCGCGGTGTCCGTGCGCCCGCCGCACCGGGCCCGGTCGAGCCGGATGGTGGGCCGCGACGACCTGATGGCCGGGCTCATCTCCGACCGGGCGCACCGGGTGCACGTGCTGTCCGGGCTCGGCGGGCTGGGCAAGAGCCGGATCGCGCTGGAGCTGGCGCACCGCGCCCAGGAGGAGGACCACCTGGTGTTCTGGGTGGAGGTCCCCCGGATCAACCTGGCGATGCGCACCATCATCAGCGGCCTCCAGCACGGGCTCGGGCAGAGCGGGACGGGGGTCGACGTCACGCCGGACGCGCTGTGGCGGCTGCTCGACGCGCTCGACCGCCCGTGGTTGCTGGTCTTCGACAACGCCGACGACGTGCAGCGGCTCGCCCCGCCCGGCGTGCCGGTGGCGCAGGGGTCCGGGTGGTTGCGCGAGCCCCGCGCGGGCGGGTCGGGCCGGGTCGTCGTCACCAGCCGGGACCAGAACCCGAGGACGTGGGGCGCTTGGTGCGGGGTGCACCAGGTGCCCCGGCTGGCACCGGACGACGGCGCGTCGGTCCTGCGGGAGCAGGTGCCGGAAGGCGGCACGTCCGCGCAGGCCAGGGACTTGTCGGAGGCGCTGGGCGGGTTGCCGCTGGCGCTGCACGCGTGCGCGCGCTACCTGAACTCGGTGATCAAGTCCGGTAGCGGCGGCCCGGAGCGGGGCGTGGCGGACTTCGTGAGCTACCACGACGCGCTGTCGCGGCGCTTCCACTCCTCGGACGGGCAGGACCTCGCGCTCCAGGAGGTCGGCAACGTCGTGGCGATGTCGTTGAAGCTCCTGGGCGAGCGCGGGCTGCGCTGCGCGCCCACGCTGCTGCGCCTGCTGTCGTGCCTGAACATCGCCCCCATCCCGTACGACGCGCTGCTCGGCCGGGGGCCGCTGTCCCGGTTCGCGCTGTTCAGCTCGTTCAGCGGCGCGTGCGACCAGGACTACGGGCCGACCCTGGACGGTCTGGCCGACCTGGGGCTGGTCGAGCTGGAGCGGGTGGACTCGAGCACGTCGGCCGAGCTGGGCCGGACGCTGACCATCCACCCCCTGGTGCACCAGGAGCTGCGCAACTCCCCCGAGGTGCGGGACAGGCGCGTGGAGCACTACGCGCTGTGCCTGCGCCTGCTGGCCGACGTGGCTCGGGCGCACAACCCGGACATCACCGAGCACTGGGCGACCTGGAGCATGATCGCGCCGCACGCCGTGGACGTGACCAGGCGCTTCCTGGTCACCGGGCCGCCGCAGAACGACCGGGGCGCGGTGGTCGACGCGCTGGAGCTCGCCCGGCTCACCGCGCGGTACCTGATCGCCAGCAGCGTCGTCACGCCCGCCGAGGACCTGGTCGAGTCGCTGGTGCGCGGCTGCGCCGAGTACGGCTTCACCCCCGAGGACCGGGAGCTGCTGGGGCTGCGGCACGAGCGCGGGCGGATCGCGCTGGAGCGCGGCAGGCCGGAGGACGCCGAGGCCGAGCTGCGGGCGGTGATCGAGAGCCGGACCCGGCTGCTGGGGTTCGACCACGAGGACACCCTGGCCAGCAGGCACAAGCACGCGAAGGCGCTGGCCGAGCAGGGGCAGTGGGAGGAGGCCCTGCCGCTGCTGCGGGACATCGTCGACGCCGAGCACACCGTCCGGTCGCCCGAGCACTACGACACGATGGTGGTGCGGCACAGCCTGGCCCGCGTCGTGGCCGTCGACGACCCGGAGGAGGCCGCCGGGATGCTGCGGGAGATCCTGGAGATCCGCCACCGGCACTGGGCGCGGGAAGCGCCGGAGACCCTGTCGGTGCGCCGCACCCTGGCGACCTGCCTGATCAGGATGGGCAAGTTCGACGAGGCCGTCACCGAGGCTGCGGGCGCCCTGGAGGTGGCCGGGGACCAGCCGAGGGCGCACGCGGTCATGGCGCTGCGGTACACGCTCTGCCTGGCGCTGCTCGCGCGGGACGCCTCGGACCAGGACGGGCTGCACCGACAGCTGCTCGCGCTGCTCCGGGACCAGCGCGAGGTGCTGGGCGAGGAGCACCCCGACACGGCCAGGACGAACCGGCTGGTGGCCAAGCTGAGCGGCGCGGGCTCGGGTTGA
- a CDS encoding MerR family transcriptional regulator, which produces MRSTIESTVGALAHELRAAVPPLTVVTTGLTALQALADVDDVRVECLGGTLRHVSQGFVGPLAEASLERMTFDRGINEADLDQTRLKELMARAADSVYVLAHADKLGRAGAVPRGRGADRGGGRGRGRAGGGAGGPRLVGRGVRAAGEAVWAACRERSGAGGRGGVDSDTVSGTGLGGAMLTIGEFARRGRVSVRMLRHYDATGLLRPARTDPTTGYRHYTADQLDLLNRVVALKDLGFTLNQVKEIVDGRVGVDRLREMLRGRRAELEAVVAEATARLARVEVRLRSIESEGHMPEHDVVVKSLPAQRVARLSAISRSYAPEDIGPVVSPLFMRLCDLLADAGISMAGPGIALYADAGGGAVTVHAAFPIGDGDGADSAGGAGLEGGAGRDGGFEVVELPAVERAAVIVHRGAMDGVVPTAQALERWVDAHGHRADGYPREVTLEAPERLADWVTELQLPLVVSPDHARSS; this is translated from the coding sequence GTGCGGAGCACGATCGAGTCCACGGTCGGGGCGCTGGCCCACGAGCTGCGCGCCGCCGTGCCGCCGCTCACCGTGGTGACCACCGGGCTGACCGCGCTGCAGGCGCTGGCCGACGTGGACGACGTGCGCGTGGAGTGCCTCGGCGGGACCCTGCGGCACGTGTCGCAGGGCTTCGTCGGACCGCTCGCGGAGGCCTCGCTGGAGCGGATGACCTTCGACCGGGGCATCAACGAGGCCGACCTGGACCAGACCAGGTTGAAGGAGCTGATGGCCAGGGCGGCGGACTCGGTGTATGTGCTGGCGCACGCCGACAAGCTGGGCCGTGCTGGAGCCGTTCCACGGGGCCGGGGTGCGGACCGTGGTGGTGGACGAGGACGGGGTCGAGCGGGAGGCGGAGCAGGCGGGCCCAGACTCGTCGGCCGGGGCGTGCGGGCCGCGGGTGAAGCGGTGTGGGCGGCCTGCCGCGAGCGCTCTGGTGCGGGTGGTCGCGGTGGGGTTGACTCTGACACCGTGTCAGGGACTGGACTCGGTGGCGCCATGTTGACCATCGGAGAGTTCGCCCGACGCGGGCGCGTCTCGGTCCGGATGCTGCGCCACTACGACGCCACCGGGCTGCTGCGCCCCGCCCGCACCGATCCCACGACCGGGTACCGCCACTACACCGCCGACCAGCTCGACCTGCTCAACCGGGTCGTCGCGCTCAAGGACCTGGGGTTCACGTTGAACCAGGTCAAGGAGATCGTGGACGGCCGGGTCGGCGTCGACCGGTTGCGGGAGATGCTGCGGGGGCGGCGCGCGGAGCTGGAGGCCGTCGTCGCCGAGGCGACCGCGCGGCTGGCCCGCGTCGAGGTGAGGCTCCGGTCGATCGAGAGCGAGGGGCACATGCCCGAGCACGACGTCGTCGTCAAGTCCCTGCCCGCCCAGCGCGTCGCGCGGTTGTCCGCGATCTCGCGCAGCTACGCGCCCGAGGACATCGGGCCGGTGGTCAGCCCGCTGTTCATGCGGTTGTGCGACCTCCTCGCCGACGCTGGCATCAGCATGGCGGGGCCGGGGATCGCGCTCTACGCGGACGCGGGTGGTGGCGCGGTGACCGTGCACGCCGCGTTTCCCATCGGGGACGGGGATGGTGCGGACTCCGCGGGTGGTGCGGGCCTTGAGGGTGGCGCGGGGCGGGATGGCGGGTTCGAGGTGGTTGAGCTGCCCGCCGTCGAGCGCGCGGCGGTCATCGTGCACCGGGGGGCGATGGACGGGGTCGTGCCCACCGCGCAGGCGTTGGAGCGCTGGGTCGACGCCCACGGCCACCGCGCCGACGGCTACCCGCGCGAGGTGACCCTGGAGGCCCCCGAACGCCTGGCCGACTGGGTGACCGAGCTCCAGTTGCCGCTGGTCGTCTCGCCTGACCACGCGCGCTCCAGCTGA